One segment of Bacteroides caecimuris DNA contains the following:
- the mraY gene encoding phospho-N-acetylmuramoyl-pentapeptide-transferase, which translates to MLYYLFEWLQKLNFPGAGMFGYTSFRALMAVILALLISSIWGDKFINLLKRKQITETQRDAKTDPFGVNKVGVPSMGGVIIIVAILIPCLLLGKLHNIYMILMLITTVWLGSLGFADDYIKIFKKDKEGLHGKFKIIGQVGLGLIVGMTLYLSPDVVIRENIEVHNPGQEMEVIHGTNDLKSTQTTIPFFKSNNLDYADLVSFMGEHAQTAGWILFVIVTIIVVTAVSNGANLNDGMDGMAAGNSAIIGATLGILAYVSSHIEFASYLNIMYIPGSEELVIYICAFIGALIGFLWYNAYPAQVFMGDTGSLTIGGIIAVFAIIIHKELLIPILCGVFLVENLSVILQRAYYKAGKRKGVKQRLFKRTPIHDHFRTSMSLIEPGCTVKFTKPDQLFHESKITVRFWIVTIVLAAITIITLKIR; encoded by the coding sequence ATGTTATACTATCTATTTGAATGGCTGCAAAAGCTCAATTTTCCAGGAGCAGGAATGTTCGGATATACTTCATTCCGTGCTTTGATGGCGGTGATCCTCGCGTTACTTATTTCAAGTATCTGGGGAGACAAGTTCATCAACCTACTCAAAAGGAAGCAAATCACAGAAACGCAGCGTGATGCTAAAACAGACCCGTTCGGTGTCAACAAAGTAGGCGTGCCGAGCATGGGAGGGGTCATTATCATCGTAGCCATCCTGATTCCTTGTCTGTTGTTAGGTAAACTGCATAATATATATATGATACTGATGTTGATAACCACCGTATGGTTGGGATCGCTCGGATTCGCAGACGACTATATCAAGATCTTTAAAAAAGACAAGGAAGGTTTGCATGGCAAGTTCAAGATTATCGGTCAGGTAGGTTTGGGATTAATTGTCGGAATGACCTTATATCTAAGCCCGGACGTAGTGATCCGTGAGAATATCGAAGTTCATAATCCGGGACAGGAGATGGAAGTGATACACGGAACCAATGACTTAAAATCGACCCAAACAACGATTCCTTTTTTCAAGAGCAACAACCTTGATTATGCCGATTTGGTTTCTTTCATGGGCGAGCATGCGCAAACAGCCGGATGGATTTTGTTCGTCATCGTTACAATCATCGTGGTTACCGCCGTATCAAACGGCGCCAACCTGAATGACGGTATGGACGGAATGGCAGCCGGGAACTCGGCCATTATCGGCGCAACGTTGGGGATATTGGCGTATGTATCGTCACATATCGAGTTTGCAAGCTATCTGAACATCATGTATATTCCAGGGTCGGAAGAACTGGTAATCTATATCTGTGCCTTCATCGGTGCGCTCATCGGTTTCTTATGGTACAACGCTTATCCGGCACAAGTATTTATGGGAGATACAGGCAGCCTCACCATTGGCGGTATCATCGCAGTGTTCGCCATCATCATCCACAAAGAGTTGCTGATACCGATTCTTTGCGGTGTATTCCTGGTAGAGAATCTGTCGGTAATCCTGCAACGGGCTTATTACAAGGCAGGAAAGCGGAAAGGTGTAAAGCAGCGTTTGTTCAAGCGCACACCGATTCACGATCATTTCCGTACCTCGATGAGCCTGATCGAGCCGGGATGTACGGTGAAATTCACCAAGCCCGACCAGCTGTTTCACGAATCAAAGATTACCGTCCGTTTCTGGATTGTAACGATTGTATTGGCGGCAATAACAATTATAACATTAAAAATAAGATAA
- a CDS encoding UDP-N-acetylmuramoyl-L-alanyl-D-glutamate--2,6-diaminopimelate ligase, whose product MLLKELLKAIQPVEVTGDSDIEITGVNIDSRLVEAGQLFMAMRGTQADGHAYIPAAIAKGATAILCEDMPEKPVAGITYIQVKDSEDAVGKIATTFYGDPTSKMELVGVTGTNGKTTIATLLYNTFRYFGYKVGLISTVCNYIDDEPIPTEHTTPDPITLNRLLGRMADEGCKYVFMEVSSHSIAQKRISGLKYAGGIFTNLTRDHLDYHKTVENYLKAKKKFFDDLPKSAFSLTNLDDKNGLVMTQNTRSKIYTYSLRSLCDFKGRVLESHFEGMLLDFNNHELAVQFIGKFNASNLLAVFGAAVLLGKKEEEVLVALSTLHPVAGRFDAVRSPQGVTAIVDYAHTPDALINVLNAIHGVLEGKGKVITVVGAGGNRDKGKRPIMAKEAAKASDRVIITSDNPRFEEPQDIINDMLTGLDAEDMKKTLSIADRKEAIRTACMLAEKGDVILVAGKGHENYQEIKGVKHHFDDKEVLKEIFK is encoded by the coding sequence ATGTTATTAAAGGAGTTACTGAAAGCGATCCAACCGGTAGAGGTAACCGGAGATTCAGACATAGAAATCACCGGAGTCAATATTGACTCCCGTCTAGTGGAAGCCGGCCAACTGTTCATGGCAATGCGTGGCACACAAGCCGACGGGCACGCCTACATACCTGCCGCCATAGCGAAAGGAGCAACCGCTATCCTTTGTGAGGATATGCCGGAAAAGCCTGTTGCGGGGATCACTTATATACAAGTAAAAGACAGTGAAGATGCAGTAGGAAAGATTGCTACTACTTTTTACGGCGACCCCACTTCCAAGATGGAATTGGTTGGTGTTACCGGAACGAACGGAAAAACAACAATCGCCACCTTATTATATAATACATTCCGTTATTTCGGATATAAGGTAGGATTGATTTCTACCGTTTGCAATTATATCGACGATGAACCGATCCCGACAGAGCATACCACACCCGATCCTATCACATTGAACCGTCTATTGGGACGAATGGCGGACGAAGGATGCAAATATGTTTTCATGGAAGTCAGTTCACACTCCATTGCACAGAAACGTATCAGCGGATTAAAGTATGCAGGAGGAATCTTTACCAATCTGACCCGCGACCATCTCGACTATCATAAAACAGTAGAGAATTATCTGAAAGCAAAGAAGAAGTTCTTTGACGATCTGCCGAAAAGCGCATTCAGCCTGACCAATCTGGACGATAAGAACGGACTGGTGATGACACAGAATACACGTTCTAAGATCTATACTTATTCATTAAGAAGCCTTTGTGACTTTAAAGGACGGGTATTGGAGTCTCATTTTGAAGGAATGTTGCTCGACTTCAACAACCATGAGTTGGCAGTTCAATTCATCGGTAAGTTCAATGCTTCCAATTTGCTGGCAGTATTCGGGGCAGCCGTTCTGTTGGGCAAGAAAGAAGAAGAGGTGCTTGTGGCACTTAGCACGCTTCATCCGGTAGCCGGACGTTTCGATGCAGTGCGTTCGCCGCAGGGAGTTACAGCAATTGTAGATTATGCACATACTCCGGATGCTCTTATTAATGTATTGAATGCCATACATGGAGTGCTTGAAGGAAAAGGCAAAGTGATTACAGTGGTGGGTGCCGGCGGCAACCGCGACAAGGGTAAACGTCCCATCATGGCAAAGGAAGCTGCCAAAGCCAGCGACCGCGTCATCATCACTTCAGACAATCCGCGCTTCGAAGAGCCGCAAGATATCATCAACGATATGCTCACCGGACTGGATGCGGAGGACATGAAGAAAACGCTAAGCATTGCCGACCGTAAAGAAGCGATTCGCACAGCTTGCATGCTGGCAGAAAAAGGAGATGTAATCCTCGTTGCCGGGAAAGGACACGAGAATTATCAGGAGATAAAAGGAGTAAAACATCATTTTGACGATAAAGAAGTACTCAAAGAAATTTTTAAATAA